In the genome of Nocardia sp. NBC_00416, one region contains:
- the radA gene encoding DNA repair protein RadA translates to MTKNKAVYRCSECAHEVAKWVGKCPGCGSWGTVDQALPAAAPIGGTTRKAMLPTTAAAPISRIDSQTSTARATGVSELDRVLGGGIVAGSVVLLSGEPGVGKSTLLLEVAHRWARQRDERALYVTAEESAGQVRLRADRTGAVHDRVYLAAESDLSVVLGHVDQVKPTLLVVDSVQTMLAADSDGVTGGVTQVRAVTAALTSLAKASGIAVLLVGHVTKDGAVAGPRTLEHLVDVVLQFEGDKNTALRMVRGIKNRFGSADEVGCFELHDDGIACVTDPSGLFLHHRADSVPGTAVTVAMDGKRPLVGEVQGLTVETQAPAPRRAVSGLDYNRVAMVLAVLQSRCGLYVGKQDIYAATVGGMRLTEPAADLAIALAIASAARDTALPPGWVILGEVGLAGEVRRITSTTRRLAEAERLGFTTAVVPPGVDGKATPMTLHEASSLRGALRLAGLTKK, encoded by the coding sequence CTGCCGGCGGCCGCGCCGATCGGCGGAACCACCCGTAAGGCGATGCTGCCCACTACCGCGGCCGCGCCGATCTCCCGGATCGATTCGCAGACGAGCACCGCTCGGGCGACGGGGGTTTCCGAACTCGACCGAGTACTGGGCGGCGGGATCGTCGCGGGGTCCGTGGTGCTGCTTTCCGGGGAGCCCGGAGTGGGCAAATCGACCCTGTTGCTCGAGGTGGCGCATCGGTGGGCGCGACAGCGCGACGAACGGGCGCTCTACGTCACCGCGGAGGAATCCGCGGGACAGGTGCGGTTACGCGCCGACCGGACCGGCGCGGTGCACGACCGGGTGTATCTGGCCGCCGAATCCGATCTGTCGGTGGTCCTCGGGCATGTCGATCAGGTGAAACCGACACTGCTGGTGGTCGATTCCGTCCAGACCATGCTGGCCGCCGACAGCGACGGCGTGACCGGGGGTGTCACTCAGGTCCGCGCGGTGACCGCGGCGCTGACCTCGCTGGCGAAGGCGAGCGGTATCGCGGTACTGCTCGTGGGGCATGTCACGAAGGACGGTGCGGTCGCCGGGCCCCGCACCCTGGAGCATCTGGTCGATGTCGTATTGCAGTTCGAAGGCGATAAGAACACCGCGTTGCGGATGGTGCGTGGTATCAAGAATCGCTTCGGCAGCGCCGACGAGGTGGGCTGCTTCGAACTGCACGACGACGGAATCGCCTGTGTGACAGATCCTTCCGGACTCTTCTTACATCACCGCGCCGACTCCGTCCCGGGTACGGCCGTCACCGTCGCGATGGACGGGAAGCGGCCGCTGGTCGGTGAGGTCCAAGGGCTCACCGTCGAAACCCAGGCGCCGGCGCCCCGCCGCGCGGTCAGCGGACTGGACTACAACCGGGTCGCCATGGTGCTGGCCGTCCTGCAGAGCCGCTGCGGCCTCTATGTCGGCAAACAGGACATCTACGCGGCCACCGTGGGCGGTATGCGGCTCACCGAGCCCGCCGCTGATCTCGCCATCGCGCTGGCGATCGCCAGCGCCGCGCGCGATACCGCGCTGCCGCCCGGCTGGGTGATCCTCGGCGAAGTGGGTTTGGCCGGAGAGGTCCGGCGGATCACCTCCACCACCCGCCGGCTCGCCGAAGCCGAGCGGCTCGGGTTCACCACCGCGGTGGTACCGCCCGGCGTGGACGGCAAGGCCACACCGATGACCCTGCACGAGGCGTCCAGTCTGCGCGGCGCCCTGCGCCTGGCCGGCCTGACGAAGAAATGA
- a CDS encoding carbonic anhydrase, translating to MPQSNPVSAWKSLREGNERFVNGTLLHPSQGAADRAKLVAGQNPSAVLFGCGDSRVAAELIFDQGLGDMFVVRTAGHVIDSSVLGSIEYGVGVLNVPLIVVLGHDSCGAVKATLDALDGGEVPGGFIRSIVEKVTPSMLIGRREGLSTVDELEARHVVETSRLLMQRSMIVSQRVATGECAIACVTYKLVDGRAKLQRVVGNIGETV from the coding sequence ATGCCTCAGTCCAACCCGGTAAGTGCCTGGAAGTCGCTGCGCGAAGGTAACGAGCGCTTCGTGAACGGCACGCTGCTGCATCCTAGCCAGGGAGCCGCCGATCGAGCCAAGCTCGTCGCCGGCCAGAATCCGTCCGCCGTGCTGTTCGGCTGCGGAGATTCCAGGGTCGCGGCGGAATTGATCTTCGACCAGGGCCTCGGCGATATGTTCGTGGTGCGTACGGCCGGCCATGTCATCGATTCCTCGGTGCTGGGGTCCATCGAGTACGGGGTCGGTGTGCTGAACGTGCCGCTGATCGTGGTGCTCGGTCACGACAGCTGCGGGGCGGTCAAGGCGACCCTGGACGCGCTGGACGGCGGTGAGGTGCCCGGCGGGTTCATTCGCAGCATTGTCGAGAAGGTCACGCCGTCGATGCTCATCGGGCGCCGCGAGGGTTTGAGTACGGTCGACGAGCTCGAGGCCCGCCATGTGGTGGAGACCAGCCGGCTGCTGATGCAGCGGTCGATGATCGTCTCCCAGCGGGTGGCGACCGGCGAGTGCGCGATCGCCTGCGTCACCTACAAGCTGGTCGACGGCCGGGCGAAACTACAACGTGTGGTCGGCAATATCGGTGAAACGGTCTGA